A genomic segment from Methanolobus zinderi encodes:
- a CDS encoding 50S ribosomal protein L18e produces the protein MSKKTYVKIVRKTNPRIPKLIENLKQVSRDNDVLIWKDVASRLEKPRQNYAEVNLSKINRYANENETVLIPGKVLGSGAIAKAANVVALGFSATAREKITDLGGKCLTIEQILEENPKGSGIRILQ, from the coding sequence ATGAGCAAGAAAACATATGTTAAAATAGTTAGAAAGACAAATCCAAGGATACCAAAGTTGATTGAGAATCTCAAACAGGTATCCCGTGATAATGATGTGCTCATCTGGAAGGATGTGGCAAGCAGGCTTGAAAAACCAAGGCAGAACTATGCTGAAGTCAATCTTAGCAAAATAAACAGGTATGCAAACGAGAATGAAACTGTTCTTATACCTGGTAAGGTCCTGGGTTCAGGAGCCATCGCTAAGGCAGCAAACGTTGTTGCACTGGGCTTTAGCGCAACAGCAAGGGAAAAGATCACCGACCTTGGCGGAAAGTGTTTGACGATCGAACAGATCCTTGAAGAGAATCCAAAGGGATCCGGCATAAGGATTTTGCAGTGA
- a CDS encoding 50S ribosomal protein L13, giving the protein MTIIDADGLIMGRLASTVAKRLLDGEEIDIINADKAVISGSKLSTIKEYDEMLKIGSREFGPYFPRKPDRILKRTVRGMLPYKRSRGKDAMARLKIYMGVPEEFKDREMTTVPEADMNRLSSNKYITLGRVSKKLGSKF; this is encoded by the coding sequence ATGACAATAATTGATGCAGACGGACTCATTATGGGAAGGCTTGCAAGTACTGTTGCTAAAAGATTGCTTGATGGCGAAGAGATAGACATTATAAATGCTGACAAAGCAGTAATATCAGGTTCCAAGCTCAGTACCATAAAAGAATACGACGAGATGTTGAAGATCGGAAGTCGCGAATTTGGACCGTATTTCCCAAGAAAGCCAGACAGAATACTTAAAAGAACTGTCAGGGGAATGCTTCCTTACAAACGTTCAAGAGGAAAGGATGCAATGGCACGCCTTAAGATCTATATGGGTGTCCCTGAGGAATTCAAGGATAGGGAAATGACCACTGTTCCGGAAGCAGACATGAACCGTCTGAGCTCAAACAAGTACATAACCCTTGGAAGAGTCAGCAAAAAACTGGGTTCCAAATTCTGA
- a CDS encoding DUF2240 family protein translates to MDELKLVVASPFKKKATSSLSIKDFEFALSFDLKWMAPDLASKVRDKAISSRLLRLEGDRLIPSFAVDKIEIPHGFRPSGNVFAEKSPIEELITMISAKSGKSEKETIAGINTLQERFGDLVDIEIAALILAKEKGCDIEGIYQKVYDKFMDND, encoded by the coding sequence ATGGATGAACTTAAACTGGTTGTTGCGAGCCCATTCAAGAAAAAAGCAACTTCCTCCCTTTCAATAAAGGATTTCGAGTTTGCTCTCTCCTTTGATCTGAAGTGGATGGCTCCGGATCTTGCATCAAAGGTACGGGACAAGGCCATCAGTTCCCGGCTCCTGCGGCTTGAGGGAGACAGGCTCATACCTTCTTTTGCAGTTGATAAGATAGAGATACCGCATGGTTTCAGGCCATCGGGGAATGTCTTTGCCGAGAAGAGCCCGATAGAGGAACTCATTACCATGATCTCAGCAAAGAGCGGTAAGAGTGAAAAGGAAACCATCGCCGGAATAAATACCCTTCAGGAACGCTTCGGTGACCTGGTTGATATTGAGATCGCGGCACTTATCCTTGCAAAGGAAAAGGGCTGCGATATCGAGGGCATATATCAGAAGGTCTATGACAAGTTCATGGATAATGACTGA
- a CDS encoding DNA-directed RNA polymerase subunit N, protein MIPVRCFTCGKVISNCWEEYKRRVQEGENPGNVLDDLGVTRYCCRRMILSHVELVDTLAPYQ, encoded by the coding sequence ATGATTCCAGTCCGGTGTTTTACCTGCGGAAAGGTAATTTCAAACTGTTGGGAAGAATACAAAAGACGTGTTCAGGAAGGAGAAAATCCCGGCAATGTTCTTGATGACCTCGGGGTCACAAGATATTGCTGCCGAAGGATGATCCTTTCACATGTCGAACTTGTAGACACGCTGGCTCCATACCAGTAA
- a CDS encoding 30S ribosomal protein S9 produces MSTKIVTTSGKKKTAIARATVKKGTGKVRINKKPLEIYDPEFAKQKIDEAVMVAGETASTLDIDVTVSGGGIMGQANAIRTAIARGIVDWTNDTEIRDTYMEYDRNLLVNDSRQKETKKFGGPGARSKYQKSYR; encoded by the coding sequence ATGTCGACTAAAATTGTAACTACATCCGGTAAAAAGAAGACAGCAATTGCACGCGCAACTGTTAAAAAAGGAACAGGAAAAGTGCGCATTAACAAGAAACCTCTTGAGATATACGATCCTGAGTTTGCCAAGCAGAAGATAGACGAAGCAGTCATGGTCGCAGGAGAGACTGCATCCACCCTGGATATCGATGTCACTGTAAGCGGCGGCGGAATCATGGGTCAGGCAAATGCTATCAGAACCGCTATTGCAAGAGGCATAGTAGATTGGACAAATGACACTGAGATCCGTGACACCTACATGGAGTACGACCGTAACCTGCTGGTAAACGATTCCAGACAGAAGGAAACCAAGAAGTTCGGCGGACCTGGTGCACGTTCCAAGTATCAGAAATCTTACAGGTGA